A window of the Lysinibacillus irui genome harbors these coding sequences:
- a CDS encoding DUF1641 domain-containing protein, with the protein MAVPITNIRKQQLTEEQLKEQKLDNLKQLLSDHEEAVNQVFTIMAELKDIGALEAATKLLEAKEEVAHIALGQLTRKPVTNIINNLMGVAGALTDLNPETTTKLIEGLNAGVDEANKALESDEKVSAFKLVKMLNDPDVNRALNFGVHFLKGLGKGLKE; encoded by the coding sequence ATGGCTGTACCGATTACAAACATAAGAAAACAACAATTAACAGAAGAACAACTGAAGGAACAGAAATTAGACAATTTAAAACAACTACTTTCTGATCATGAAGAAGCAGTCAATCAAGTATTCACCATTATGGCTGAATTAAAAGATATAGGTGCATTAGAGGCAGCTACTAAGCTATTAGAAGCAAAAGAGGAAGTGGCTCATATTGCCCTTGGGCAATTAACACGCAAGCCAGTCACAAATATCATTAACAATTTAATGGGTGTCGCAGGCGCATTGACAGACCTCAATCCTGAAACAACAACAAAGCTAATTGAAGGCCTAAACGCTGGTGTCGATGAAGCGAACAAAGCACTGGAGTCCGATGAAAAAGTAAGTGCCTTTAAGCTCGTAAAAATGTTAAATGATCCAGATGTCAATCGCGCACTTAATTTCGGGGTCCATTTCTTAAAAGGACTTGGTAAAGGCTTAAAAGAGTAA
- the mobA gene encoding molybdenum cofactor guanylyltransferase: MKIAGVVLAGGLSSRYGQPKMFELFAGQPLYKHSLIALQKNQLDPLIIATNAHLQQMFEQEDVQWVIEEQPHQGPLFALHHLMKANPDVEWFFVVASDMPYMNADFIEKMLSKINDEYDAIVPRQAQRDQPLAALYRRTALPKAQQLTEQNKRSMKVLLEQVRVCYVPFEDNCLTFININAQQDWSQTSKKESNNE; the protein is encoded by the coding sequence ATGAAAATAGCAGGTGTTGTGTTAGCTGGCGGGCTATCCTCTCGCTATGGTCAGCCTAAAATGTTTGAACTGTTTGCTGGGCAGCCTTTATATAAACATAGTCTCATAGCCTTACAAAAAAATCAGCTAGATCCTCTCATCATTGCTACGAACGCACACCTACAACAGATGTTTGAGCAGGAAGATGTCCAATGGGTTATCGAAGAGCAGCCACATCAAGGACCTCTTTTTGCCCTGCACCATTTAATGAAAGCCAATCCTGATGTAGAATGGTTCTTTGTTGTAGCGAGCGATATGCCTTATATGAATGCAGATTTTATTGAGAAAATGCTTAGTAAAATTAATGACGAATATGATGCTATTGTTCCTAGACAAGCCCAACGCGATCAACCATTAGCTGCATTATATCGGCGCACTGCTTTACCAAAGGCGCAACAGTTAACGGAGCAAAACAAACGCAGTATGAAAGTGCTGTTAGAGCAAGTTCGTGTTTGCTATGTCCCTTTTGAGGACAATTGCCTAACATTTATCAATATCAATGCCCAACAAGATTGGTCACAAACTAGTAAAAAGGAGTCTAACAATGAATAA
- a CDS encoding DUF2294 domain-containing protein: protein MSKKVHEFNDMIRKLRKELFGKGPERIHTVFVENMAVSTLYGNITPTEKFIASTPEGLKMVHAARTSMIQDLYTQSPPEGMEELMGSKLLHLFSDIKIEEDFAISVFVFEKNISE from the coding sequence ATGTCTAAAAAAGTACATGAATTTAATGACATGATTCGAAAGTTGCGTAAGGAATTATTCGGTAAAGGACCAGAGCGTATCCATACCGTTTTTGTTGAAAATATGGCTGTATCTACTTTGTATGGAAATATTACCCCAACAGAAAAATTCATTGCCAGTACACCTGAAGGGTTAAAAATGGTACATGCTGCAAGAACAAGTATGATTCAAGATTTATATACGCAATCACCGCCAGAGGGAATGGAAGAATTGATGGGCAGTAAATTGCTTCACTTATTTTCAGATATAAAAATCGAAGAGGATTTTGCGATTTCCGTCTTTGTTTTTGAAAAGAACATCAGTGAGTAG
- the fdhF gene encoding formate dehydrogenase subunit alpha, with the protein MTQIKINGVSYDVKEGATILDTINQHDIPHPQICHVPAVDPIETCDTCIVEVNGQLVRSCSTKAVDGMDVYLTSDKAKAAQTEAMDRLLENHLLYCTVCDNNNGNCALHNTAELMEIEHQKYPYKPKVEPHEVDMSHPFYRYDPNQCIACGQCVEVCQNLQVNETLSLDWEAERPRVIWDTGVAINDSSCVSCGQCVTVCPCNALMEKSMLGEAGFMTGLKQDMLDPMIHLIKEVEPGYSGIFAVSEVEAAMRSKRTKKTKTVCTFCGVGCSFEVWTKGRKILKVQPSDGPVNAISTCVKGKFGWDFINSEERITKPLIRKNEEFVESSWDEALDLIASKLGGIQQQYGPGSVGFISSSKITNEENYLIQKMARQLFETNDVDNCSRYCQSPATDGLLRTVGMGGDAGTIQDIAKAGLVIIVGANPAEGHPVLATRVKRAHKLHGQKLIVADIRKHEMAERSDIFMRPKQGTDQVWLMAVTKYMIDQGWHDEAFIRENVLHFSDFTQVLEKYTLDYAQEMTGISKETLIQVAEMIRDADGTCVLWGMGVTQNTGGSYTSAAISNLLLATGNYRRPGAGAYPLRGHNNVQGACDMGTLPNLLPGYQKVTDDEARAKFEKAYGVPIQSQPGRNNMQMLDAIMEGKMKAMYLVGEDMALVDCNANHVDEVLSQLDFFVVQDCFLSRTAQYADVILPAAPSLEKEGTFTNTERRVQRLYQALPTLGESKADWEILQAVARRLGADWQYNHPSDIFDEMASLSPLFSQANYDVLEGWGSFCWGSHDGKDTPLLYEDGFNFPDKKARFALNDWVQPVEFEAQYDCLINNGRMLEHFHEGNLTNKSKGIQSKVPEIFVEVSPELAKERGIADGALLRLVSPYGALKLNALVTDRVQGNELFLPMNSVSKDSAINFLTGPAADVNTSTPAYKQTKVRVEVLKAKGKSPLPRTNPRYKKRHPQNGVEVQRKWNRPGYVHLTTTNERE; encoded by the coding sequence TTGACTCAAATTAAAATTAATGGCGTATCGTATGATGTAAAAGAAGGAGCTACAATCCTTGATACCATTAATCAACATGACATCCCACATCCTCAAATATGTCATGTACCAGCTGTTGATCCAATTGAAACATGTGATACATGTATCGTAGAGGTCAATGGCCAATTAGTTCGATCCTGCTCCACAAAGGCAGTAGACGGCATGGATGTTTACTTAACTTCAGACAAAGCAAAAGCAGCACAAACAGAAGCAATGGACCGTCTACTCGAAAACCATTTATTGTACTGTACAGTTTGTGATAACAACAATGGGAATTGCGCGTTACACAACACAGCTGAATTAATGGAAATCGAACATCAGAAATATCCTTATAAGCCAAAAGTTGAACCTCATGAGGTAGACATGTCACATCCGTTTTACCGCTACGATCCCAACCAATGTATTGCTTGTGGTCAATGTGTGGAGGTTTGTCAAAATTTACAGGTAAACGAAACATTATCTCTTGATTGGGAGGCTGAAAGACCACGCGTTATTTGGGATACGGGTGTTGCAATCAATGATTCTTCCTGTGTAAGTTGCGGTCAATGTGTAACCGTTTGTCCATGTAATGCCTTAATGGAAAAATCGATGCTTGGAGAAGCTGGATTTATGACAGGTCTTAAACAGGATATGTTGGACCCCATGATTCATTTGATTAAGGAAGTTGAACCTGGCTATAGTGGTATTTTTGCCGTTTCTGAAGTTGAAGCAGCCATGCGCAGTAAACGTACTAAAAAAACAAAAACAGTCTGCACGTTCTGTGGTGTCGGTTGCTCATTTGAAGTTTGGACAAAAGGACGTAAAATTTTAAAAGTACAACCATCTGATGGTCCAGTTAATGCCATTTCTACTTGTGTCAAAGGTAAATTCGGCTGGGACTTCATTAATTCAGAGGAGCGTATTACAAAACCACTTATCCGTAAAAATGAAGAGTTTGTTGAATCGTCATGGGATGAAGCACTAGATTTAATTGCCTCTAAGCTCGGCGGTATTCAGCAACAATATGGCCCTGGTTCTGTTGGCTTTATTTCTTCGTCTAAAATTACGAACGAGGAAAATTACTTAATTCAAAAAATGGCGCGTCAATTATTCGAAACAAACGACGTGGATAACTGTTCTCGCTATTGTCAATCCCCTGCTACTGACGGTTTATTACGTACTGTTGGTATGGGTGGTGACGCTGGTACTATTCAAGATATTGCCAAAGCTGGTCTTGTCATTATTGTTGGCGCTAACCCTGCTGAAGGACATCCCGTTCTGGCGACACGTGTGAAACGTGCACATAAATTACATGGTCAGAAGTTAATAGTTGCGGATATTCGTAAACATGAAATGGCAGAACGATCAGATATCTTTATGCGTCCGAAACAAGGTACTGACCAAGTTTGGTTAATGGCTGTTACTAAATATATGATCGATCAAGGTTGGCACGATGAGGCCTTTATTCGAGAAAACGTCCTTCATTTTAGTGATTTTACACAAGTACTGGAAAAATACACACTCGATTACGCACAAGAAATGACAGGTATTTCTAAAGAAACATTGATTCAGGTTGCTGAAATGATTCGTGATGCAGATGGCACTTGTGTTCTTTGGGGTATGGGTGTAACACAAAATACAGGTGGCTCTTATACATCAGCCGCTATATCGAATCTATTATTAGCAACTGGTAACTATCGTCGACCAGGTGCAGGTGCCTACCCTCTTCGTGGTCATAACAATGTTCAAGGTGCATGCGATATGGGTACACTACCAAATTTATTGCCAGGCTATCAAAAAGTAACGGATGACGAGGCACGTGCAAAATTTGAAAAAGCCTATGGTGTCCCTATTCAATCACAACCAGGTCGAAATAATATGCAAATGCTAGATGCGATCATGGAAGGGAAAATGAAAGCGATGTATTTAGTAGGTGAGGATATGGCGCTTGTAGACTGTAATGCCAACCATGTCGATGAGGTGCTGTCACAACTAGACTTTTTTGTGGTTCAAGATTGTTTCCTTTCACGAACAGCACAATATGCGGATGTCATATTACCCGCTGCGCCTTCATTAGAAAAAGAAGGTACATTCACGAACACGGAACGTCGCGTGCAGCGTCTATATCAAGCTTTACCAACACTTGGTGAATCAAAAGCCGATTGGGAAATTCTTCAAGCAGTTGCTCGTCGTTTAGGTGCAGATTGGCAATATAACCACCCAAGTGACATTTTTGATGAAATGGCTAGCTTGTCTCCCCTATTCTCTCAAGCCAACTATGATGTTCTAGAAGGCTGGGGTAGCTTCTGTTGGGGTAGTCATGATGGAAAAGATACACCTTTATTATATGAAGATGGCTTTAACTTCCCAGATAAAAAAGCTCGCTTTGCTTTAAATGATTGGGTACAACCTGTTGAGTTTGAGGCACAGTATGATTGTCTTATTAACAATGGTCGTATGCTTGAGCACTTCCATGAGGGGAACCTAACAAATAAATCGAAAGGTATTCAATCGAAGGTACCTGAAATTTTCGTGGAAGTGTCACCAGAATTAGCGAAAGAACGAGGCATTGCAGATGGCGCCCTACTGCGATTAGTGTCTCCATATGGTGCATTAAAGCTAAATGCTCTTGTCACAGATCGGGTGCAAGGAAATGAATTATTTTTACCAATGAACTCGGTAAGCAAAGATTCAGCCATCAACTTCTTAACGGGCCCTGCAGCAGATGTGAATACATCCACACCAGCCTATAAGCAAACAAAGGTACGCGTAGAAGTGTTAAAAGCAAAAGGAAAATCACCACTTCCACGCACAAATCCACGCTATAAAAAACGTCATCCTCAAAACGGTGTGGAGGTACAACGGAAATGGAATCGTCCTGGCTACGTTCACTTAACAACTACTAACGAAAGAGAGTGA
- a CDS encoding Mrp/NBP35 family ATP-binding protein has translation MFVKEDVINALKQVEDPELHQSIVDLNMVRNIQINDTQIALDIMLTIPGCPLKATIQQDVEKALQAIGASDVTITFGVMSDQERGELTSTLKSKNVTDQGMPNMLLPNSGVQFIAITSGKGGVGKSTVTINLAVALARLGKRVGILDADIYGFSIPAMMNIEQKPTMLDQTAIPVESHGVKIMSMGFFTKDNQPVMWRGPMLNKWIRNFLVNTLWGDLDYLLIDLPPGTGDVAIDMAAMIPQAQELIVTTPHLAASHVALRAGLMAQHTKHTIFGVVENMAYFEGPDGHKNYLFGQGGAEQLADLLQTNVIAHIPFAQPEENTGSSVYAEESIIGEVFTHLAEDLLYQ, from the coding sequence ATGTTCGTAAAAGAAGATGTGATAAACGCATTAAAACAGGTAGAAGACCCTGAACTGCACCAGAGTATTGTAGATTTAAATATGGTACGTAATATTCAAATAAACGACACCCAAATAGCCCTGGATATTATGTTAACCATTCCAGGATGTCCGTTAAAAGCAACTATCCAGCAAGATGTCGAGAAGGCACTACAAGCAATTGGTGCCTCCGATGTTACCATTACCTTTGGGGTTATGTCGGACCAAGAGCGTGGTGAATTAACATCCACGTTAAAATCGAAAAATGTAACAGATCAAGGAATGCCGAATATGTTACTGCCTAATTCTGGCGTTCAATTCATTGCTATAACAAGTGGTAAAGGCGGTGTAGGAAAGTCTACTGTGACTATTAATTTAGCCGTCGCACTTGCCCGTCTTGGGAAACGTGTAGGTATTTTAGATGCCGATATATATGGCTTTAGTATTCCTGCCATGATGAATATTGAGCAAAAGCCTACTATGCTTGACCAAACGGCTATTCCAGTAGAGAGCCATGGCGTTAAAATAATGTCGATGGGCTTTTTTACAAAGGATAACCAGCCTGTTATGTGGCGTGGACCTATGCTGAACAAGTGGATTCGCAATTTTCTTGTCAACACGCTATGGGGAGATTTAGATTATCTACTGATAGATTTACCACCTGGTACAGGGGATGTGGCGATTGATATGGCAGCGATGATTCCGCAGGCACAGGAATTAATTGTGACAACACCCCATCTAGCCGCTTCTCATGTCGCTTTACGTGCCGGCTTAATGGCCCAACATACGAAACATACCATTTTCGGTGTTGTCGAAAACATGGCTTATTTTGAAGGGCCCGATGGTCACAAAAATTATCTATTTGGACAGGGTGGCGCTGAGCAACTAGCAGATTTATTGCAGACCAATGTAATAGCTCATATTCCTTTCGCTCAACCTGAAGAAAATACAGGTTCCTCGGTATATGCCGAGGAATCCATAATCGGTGAAGTGTTTACTCACCTAGCAGAAGATTTACTCTATCAGTAA
- the moaA gene encoding GTP 3',8-cyclase MoaA: MTDLQDQLHRPLRDLRISVTDRCNFRCRYCMPAEVFGPDYAFLPSDKILNFDEIERLVKIFVSLGVKKIRITGGEPLLRRDLPELIARINHIDGVEDIALTTNGSLLKKYAQPLAKAGLSRVSISLDSLNDERFFEMNGHRGKVLTVLEGIEKAAEAGLQVKINMVVQKGKNDQDIVTMAQFFKEKQHILRFIEYMDVGNSNGWRLDDVVSKKDIIEQIHSFSPIQPVAPNYKGEVATRYQYQDAQGEIGVISSVTDSFCSTCSRARLSAEGTLYTCLFATEGTDLRDLLRSGQNDAAIMDCITTVWTKRNDRYSDERNEQTMAKRKHAKIEMSHIGG, translated from the coding sequence ATGACGGATCTACAAGACCAACTTCACAGACCGTTAAGAGATTTAAGAATATCCGTGACAGATCGCTGTAATTTTCGCTGTCGCTATTGTATGCCAGCAGAAGTGTTTGGTCCAGATTACGCATTTTTACCGTCTGATAAAATATTAAATTTTGACGAGATTGAACGTTTAGTAAAAATTTTTGTGTCGTTAGGCGTTAAAAAGATACGTATTACAGGTGGAGAGCCACTGCTCAGACGGGATTTACCCGAATTAATCGCACGAATTAACCACATAGACGGTGTAGAAGATATTGCCTTAACAACAAATGGTTCATTATTAAAAAAATATGCCCAGCCACTGGCAAAGGCAGGATTATCCCGAGTTTCAATTAGTTTAGATTCACTCAATGATGAACGTTTTTTCGAGATGAATGGCCATCGAGGAAAGGTATTAACGGTGTTAGAGGGAATTGAAAAGGCAGCAGAAGCGGGTTTACAAGTAAAGATAAATATGGTTGTTCAAAAAGGCAAGAATGATCAAGATATTGTCACAATGGCTCAATTTTTTAAAGAAAAACAGCATATTCTACGCTTTATTGAATATATGGACGTAGGTAATTCGAATGGTTGGCGATTAGATGATGTAGTATCTAAAAAAGACATCATTGAGCAAATTCATTCGTTTTCTCCGATACAGCCAGTAGCTCCAAATTACAAAGGGGAAGTAGCAACGCGTTATCAGTATCAAGACGCACAGGGGGAAATTGGTGTCATCTCATCTGTGACGGATTCCTTCTGTTCCACATGTTCTCGTGCGCGTCTCTCTGCAGAAGGAACATTATACACTTGTTTATTTGCTACAGAAGGTACAGATTTAAGAGATTTATTGCGTTCAGGGCAAAATGATGCGGCCATTATGGACTGTATTACAACTGTTTGGACAAAAAGAAATGATCGCTATTCTGATGAACGCAATGAACAAACAATGGCAAAGAGGAAACATGCAAAAATCGAAATGTCTCATATAGGAGGGTAG
- the fdhD gene encoding formate dehydrogenase accessory sulfurtransferase FdhD: MDRAVTRKIVRVEGQQVKEIDDLIVSEYAVTVKINQQEFVTMVCTPEYVEDMVIGYLASERVIRSYEDIEEIWHQEKEGFVHIKTKHVNPYYQQTQNKRYITSCCGMSRQGFVFTNDALVAKKMEDVHVQITTEDCFRLMHAMQDGADIFKKTGGVHNAALCDVHGIVLTRMDIGRHNALDKIYGYCLRHHIRMQDKVIVFSGRISSEILLKVSKIGCEIVLSKSAPTELALQLAEQLGITTVGFIRQDSLNIYTHPQRILLPTQNALKEGD, translated from the coding sequence ATGGATCGAGCGGTAACACGAAAAATTGTCCGTGTGGAAGGGCAGCAAGTAAAAGAAATAGATGATTTGATTGTCTCAGAATACGCTGTTACAGTAAAAATTAATCAGCAAGAATTTGTTACGATGGTGTGTACACCAGAGTATGTGGAAGATATGGTCATCGGTTATTTAGCTTCGGAGCGAGTTATTCGTAGCTATGAGGATATTGAGGAAATTTGGCATCAAGAGAAGGAAGGCTTTGTCCATATAAAAACTAAGCATGTCAATCCCTATTATCAGCAGACGCAAAACAAACGTTATATTACCTCTTGCTGTGGTATGAGTCGACAGGGCTTTGTGTTTACCAATGATGCATTAGTAGCGAAAAAAATGGAAGACGTTCATGTGCAAATAACAACAGAGGATTGCTTCCGTTTAATGCATGCGATGCAGGATGGGGCTGATATTTTTAAGAAAACAGGTGGTGTGCATAATGCCGCACTTTGTGATGTCCATGGCATCGTTTTAACCCGTATGGATATTGGACGACATAATGCTTTAGATAAAATTTACGGCTATTGTCTTCGCCATCATATTCGTATGCAAGATAAGGTTATCGTCTTTAGTGGGCGAATATCGTCGGAGATTCTTTTGAAAGTATCCAAAATTGGCTGTGAAATCGTTTTATCTAAATCAGCACCAACAGAATTAGCCTTGCAATTGGCCGAACAGCTAGGTATTACAACAGTGGGCTTTATTCGCCAGGATTCATTGAATATTTATACACATCCACAACGCATCCTATTACCAACTCAGAATGCACTGAAAGAAGGAGATTAG
- a CDS encoding amino acid ABC transporter ATP-binding protein codes for MIKLKSLSKSFGDLKVLKDINLEINKSEVVVLIGASGSGKSTLLRCMNFLEILDSGTISINDEIIDVKRTNLNLVRENMGMVFQHFNLFPHLSVLQNIIEAPIQVKRQSKEEAIKFAMSLLERVGLADKANYYPEQLSGGQKQRVAIARALAMNPSVMLFDEPTSALDPELVGEVLETMKSLAKDGMTMVVVTHEMGFAKEVADRVIMLADGKIIEEGSPVEIFKAPKQERTIKFLQQVL; via the coding sequence GTGATAAAGTTGAAATCGCTTTCTAAATCATTTGGTGACTTGAAGGTTTTAAAAGATATAAACCTTGAAATTAATAAATCGGAAGTAGTTGTTCTCATAGGGGCTAGTGGCTCAGGGAAGAGCACTTTATTACGCTGTATGAATTTTTTGGAAATATTAGATTCAGGTACGATAAGCATTAATGATGAAATTATTGATGTAAAAAGAACTAATTTAAATCTTGTAAGAGAAAATATGGGTATGGTATTTCAACATTTCAATTTATTTCCCCATTTAAGTGTTTTACAAAATATAATAGAAGCACCTATTCAGGTAAAAAGGCAAAGTAAAGAAGAAGCAATTAAATTTGCTATGAGTTTGTTAGAACGAGTTGGTCTTGCGGATAAAGCTAATTACTATCCGGAACAACTATCTGGTGGTCAAAAACAACGAGTTGCTATTGCTAGGGCACTTGCAATGAATCCGAGTGTTATGTTATTTGATGAACCAACATCAGCATTGGATCCTGAGTTGGTAGGGGAAGTTCTAGAAACCATGAAAAGCCTTGCTAAAGACGGCATGACGATGGTCGTCGTCACACATGAAATGGGCTTCGCTAAGGAAGTAGCCGATAGGGTAATTATGTTAGCAGACGGTAAAATTATTGAAGAGGGCTCTCCAGTAGAAATTTTTAAAGCTCCAAAACAAGAAAGAACCATTAAGTTTTTACAGCAGGTTTTATAA
- a CDS encoding M20/M25/M40 family metallo-hydrolase, whose product MLKTYEEVLRVTNELVNIESIVNTEGEIDISKSLAKTISSLPYFQKNSSYVFTSRTIDDEVERYNVFAFVKGTKGDSNKTVVLMGHTDTVGIDDYNSLKEKACLPNELHEALKSEKVPPLVREHLESNEWLFGRGTLDMKSGVASHYYLLKYYSEHPEELNGNIVFFAECDEEDSSHGVLSGLTDLKRLKEEHGFDYAALINSDFVAPKYEGDESRYIYKGSVGKLLPSFYITGAESHVGSSFEGLDPNYIAAELTRQIAYNPELCDQSLGETPMPPVSLKQTDFKETYTVQTALASYVYYNFFVQSWSPKEVLEKLKIHAEMAFDNAITNLNNHYKRYCEISGQEYAKLPWKTRVLFYEELEQSIIVEYGDDYKEHIKIFKQELLKNKALDVRMYSARVVEEVWKWSKDKSPAIIIFYSSLYSPCVEVTGKNEKEKNLLMALDYAVEKVQPYYDKPIVQKNYFPHICDMSCVAINVDEDSVNSVINNNPSWGSKHYVNYDAIRELNIPAINIGPYGYDAHNRYERTELKYTMEIMPNLTKLVIDKLLNN is encoded by the coding sequence ATGTTAAAAACGTATGAAGAAGTATTAAGGGTTACGAACGAGCTTGTAAATATTGAGAGCATTGTAAATACCGAAGGGGAAATTGATATTTCAAAGTCACTGGCTAAAACAATTTCTAGCCTACCTTATTTCCAGAAAAACTCCAGTTATGTATTTACTTCACGTACGATAGATGATGAGGTTGAAAGATACAATGTGTTTGCCTTTGTAAAAGGTACTAAAGGAGATAGTAATAAAACGGTTGTGTTAATGGGACATACAGATACGGTAGGTATCGATGATTATAATAGTTTGAAGGAGAAAGCTTGTTTACCTAATGAACTTCATGAAGCGTTAAAGAGTGAAAAAGTGCCGCCGTTGGTAAGAGAGCATTTAGAATCAAATGAATGGTTATTTGGTAGAGGAACACTTGATATGAAGAGTGGTGTTGCAAGCCATTATTATTTATTAAAATATTATTCTGAACATCCAGAGGAACTGAATGGAAACATTGTATTTTTTGCTGAGTGTGATGAGGAGGATAGTTCCCATGGAGTATTGTCTGGTTTAACGGATCTAAAAAGGTTAAAAGAAGAACATGGTTTTGATTACGCAGCATTAATTAACTCCGATTTTGTTGCTCCTAAGTATGAGGGGGATGAAAGTAGATATATATATAAAGGCAGCGTCGGTAAACTACTCCCTTCCTTTTATATTACTGGGGCGGAAAGTCATGTAGGTTCTAGTTTTGAAGGACTTGACCCTAACTATATTGCTGCAGAGTTAACTAGACAAATTGCATATAACCCAGAGTTATGTGATCAATCATTAGGAGAAACACCAATGCCACCTGTAAGTTTGAAGCAAACTGATTTTAAAGAAACATATACAGTACAGACAGCTCTTGCTTCCTATGTATATTATAATTTCTTTGTGCAATCCTGGTCACCTAAAGAGGTCTTAGAAAAGTTAAAAATCCATGCAGAAATGGCATTTGATAATGCAATCACTAATTTAAACAATCACTATAAGAGATATTGCGAAATAAGTGGTCAGGAATATGCAAAATTGCCATGGAAGACAAGGGTATTGTTCTATGAAGAATTAGAACAATCAATTATTGTAGAATATGGGGACGATTACAAAGAACATATAAAAATTTTTAAACAGGAACTATTAAAAAATAAAGCGTTAGATGTACGTATGTATTCTGCAAGAGTGGTAGAAGAAGTTTGGAAGTGGTCGAAAGATAAGAGTCCTGCAATAATTATTTTTTATTCTTCATTGTACTCACCATGTGTTGAAGTAACCGGGAAAAATGAAAAAGAAAAAAATTTACTAATGGCTTTAGACTATGCTGTTGAAAAAGTTCAACCATATTATGATAAGCCTATTGTTCAAAAAAACTATTTCCCTCATATTTGTGATATGAGTTGCGTCGCTATAAATGTCGATGAAGATAGTGTGAATTCAGTTATTAACAATAATCCTAGCTGGGGAAGCAAACATTATGTAAATTATGATGCCATTAGAGAATTAAATATCCCTGCAATCAATATTGGGCCATATGGATATGATGCACATAATAGATATGAAAGAACCGAATTGAAATATACTATGGAGATAATGCCCAATTTAACAAAGCTAGTAATAGATAAATTGCTAAATAATTAA
- the moaC gene encoding cyclic pyranopterin monophosphate synthase MoaC, with translation MNNFTHWNEEGRPKMVDISAKEVTTRIAIARSTITLSDAVYEAIQQGGIKKGDPTQVAQIAGIMGAKKTADIIPMCHPIMLQGTDFQFDYEKAEHGYELHIQATVKCSGKTGVEMEALTAVSIAALTFYDMCKAVDKTMVIKETYLVEKTGGKSGTFVHK, from the coding sequence ATGAATAATTTCACACACTGGAACGAGGAAGGTCGTCCCAAAATGGTCGATATATCAGCAAAAGAAGTCACAACACGTATAGCCATTGCTCGCAGTACGATTACTTTATCTGATGCCGTCTATGAAGCCATTCAACAAGGTGGCATTAAAAAAGGTGATCCGACACAAGTTGCTCAAATTGCAGGGATTATGGGTGCAAAAAAAACGGCCGATATCATTCCTATGTGCCATCCCATCATGCTTCAAGGCACAGATTTCCAATTTGACTATGAAAAAGCAGAACATGGCTATGAGCTCCATATTCAAGCTACTGTTAAATGTAGCGGGAAAACAGGTGTTGAAATGGAAGCCCTTACTGCTGTGTCAATTGCTGCATTAACTTTTTATGATATGTGTAAAGCCGTTGATAAAACAATGGTCATTAAAGAAACCTACCTTGTTGAAAAAACAGGTGGAAAAAGTGGCACTTTTGTGCATAAATAA